One stretch of Pigmentiphaga aceris DNA includes these proteins:
- a CDS encoding oligopeptide/dipeptide ABC transporter ATP-binding protein has product MNKLYQLRDVEKAYTVGTRPRKGFFAGRTPLLLKALDGIRLDLADGDSLAIVGESGSGKSTLVRLMLGLEAPSDGRLFYQGRELASLSAEDRKTFTREVAFIYQDARGSMNPRMRVRDVLAEPMLLHRLCSEAQVDAKVAELLNRVGLAPEMADRYPAELSGGQVRRVAVARALAVQPRVIFADESVAGLDVSVQAQLLNLLRDLCRDMGLTLVFITHDLGVASYLCTRIAVMYLGRVVEEGPSAEILANPHHPYTRSLLRAFPSFDRPLTASLTGEIPSPINLPAGCRFASRCPDAREACKQTDPTLAPVSDRSSVACLFPLNVQPQEVLAAVS; this is encoded by the coding sequence ATGAACAAGCTTTATCAGCTACGTGACGTTGAGAAGGCATACACGGTCGGCACACGCCCCCGCAAAGGATTCTTCGCCGGTCGTACCCCTTTGTTGCTGAAAGCGCTGGACGGCATCCGGCTTGACTTGGCAGATGGCGATTCGCTGGCCATCGTTGGCGAAAGCGGGTCCGGCAAATCCACGCTGGTGCGACTGATGCTGGGGCTGGAAGCGCCCAGCGACGGAAGGCTGTTCTACCAAGGCCGGGAACTGGCGTCCTTGTCGGCTGAGGACCGAAAAACCTTCACACGGGAAGTTGCCTTCATCTACCAGGATGCACGCGGCTCGATGAACCCCAGAATGCGGGTGCGAGACGTCCTGGCCGAGCCCATGTTGCTGCACCGGCTTTGCAGCGAGGCCCAAGTCGATGCCAAGGTGGCCGAACTGCTGAACCGGGTTGGCTTGGCACCCGAGATGGCAGACCGTTACCCCGCCGAACTGTCTGGCGGCCAGGTACGTCGGGTGGCCGTGGCACGCGCGCTGGCAGTGCAACCACGGGTGATATTTGCCGATGAATCGGTGGCGGGCCTGGACGTCTCAGTCCAAGCGCAACTGCTGAACCTGCTGCGTGATCTGTGTCGCGACATGGGTCTGACCCTGGTGTTCATCACACATGACCTGGGCGTTGCCAGTTATCTGTGCACCCGCATTGCGGTGATGTATCTGGGCCGCGTGGTGGAAGAAGGCCCCAGCGCGGAAATTCTGGCGAACCCGCATCACCCGTACACCCGCAGCCTGCTGCGCGCGTTCCCCAGCTTCGACAGGCCGCTGACGGCATCGCTGACTGGTGAGATTCCCAGCCCGATCAACCTGCCTGCGGGTTGCCGGTTTGCCAGTCGCTGCCCCGATGCGCGTGAAGCCTGCAAACAGACCGATCCTACGCTTGCGCCGGTTTCTGATCGCAGCAGCGTTGCCTGCCTGTTTCCGTTGAACGTGCAGCCGCAGGAAGTTCTGGCGGCGGTGTCATAA
- the ggt gene encoding gamma-glutamyltransferase produces the protein MRSPTATARQGMITTPHHLATAAGQRVLAAGGNAIEAAIAAGAVLTVVYPHMNSIGGDAFFGIDDGKGYVSGLDGAGSAGAACSIDKYRALGFDAIPKRGPPSATTVAGMVSVWGEAFEQSRQWGGTFSWADLLAPAIALAEDGFALNAGQPSSLHAHWDILSKTQRFVDTFAPEGVIPLPGSHFKQIALANTLHQLAQDGAESFYRGALGQRIGNGLHAEGSLLDAADLAAFRCKRVDLLQVPYRDGQVVNLPPPTVGMTALMVLAILDRFDLTGLDPQSARFVHLQVEAAKLAHQLRDQYLNDPDFNPVPTAKLLDSAFIDRLAASIDPDRAAPFTNGPTPGDTVWFGVMDAEHRAVSAIQSICWEYGSGVMAGDTGILWHNRGHGFSMDPQHVNALAPGKRPSHTLNAPLFLKDGKTRIVFGTMGGEAQPQISTAVLTRALDLGMPLDEALDAPRWVIGRAWGDQSPTSLKLERRFSQQTYDELAAMGHEMEWFPGDYSDFVGHAGIIVLCDDANMQGCADPRSDGAALGVDS, from the coding sequence ATGCGTTCACCCACCGCCACCGCCCGCCAAGGCATGATCACCACGCCCCATCACCTGGCCACTGCGGCCGGTCAACGTGTGCTGGCGGCGGGCGGCAATGCCATCGAGGCGGCCATTGCGGCGGGCGCAGTGCTGACCGTGGTCTACCCGCACATGAACAGCATTGGCGGTGATGCGTTTTTCGGCATCGACGACGGTAAAGGCTATGTATCGGGCCTGGACGGCGCTGGCAGCGCGGGGGCTGCTTGCAGCATCGATAAATATCGCGCGCTCGGATTCGACGCCATTCCCAAACGCGGGCCGCCAAGTGCCACTACCGTGGCTGGCATGGTGTCGGTATGGGGAGAAGCCTTCGAACAAAGCCGCCAATGGGGCGGAACATTCAGCTGGGCAGACTTGCTGGCACCCGCGATTGCACTGGCCGAAGACGGTTTTGCGCTCAATGCAGGCCAGCCTTCATCCCTGCACGCGCACTGGGACATCCTGTCGAAGACACAGCGATTCGTCGATACCTTCGCACCAGAAGGCGTGATCCCGCTGCCCGGCAGCCATTTCAAGCAAATCGCGCTGGCCAATACCCTGCACCAGCTGGCGCAGGATGGTGCTGAAAGCTTCTACCGTGGTGCCCTGGGCCAGCGCATTGGTAATGGCCTGCACGCCGAGGGCAGCTTGCTTGATGCCGCCGATCTGGCTGCCTTCCGCTGCAAACGGGTCGACCTGCTGCAAGTGCCCTACCGCGACGGCCAGGTGGTCAACCTGCCGCCACCCACCGTTGGCATGACCGCGCTGATGGTGCTTGCCATTCTTGATCGCTTCGACCTGACGGGGCTGGACCCGCAATCCGCGCGTTTTGTGCACCTGCAGGTTGAAGCGGCCAAGCTTGCACACCAGCTTCGTGATCAGTATTTGAACGACCCCGATTTCAACCCGGTACCGACTGCCAAGCTTTTGGACAGCGCGTTCATCGACCGCCTTGCCGCCAGCATCGACCCCGATCGTGCAGCGCCCTTCACCAATGGCCCGACGCCCGGCGATACCGTCTGGTTCGGCGTGATGGATGCCGAGCATCGTGCGGTCAGCGCGATCCAGAGTATTTGCTGGGAATATGGCAGCGGGGTAATGGCGGGCGACACCGGCATCCTGTGGCATAACCGAGGGCACGGGTTTTCGATGGACCCGCAGCATGTCAACGCACTGGCACCCGGCAAGCGCCCATCGCACACGCTTAACGCACCCTTGTTCTTGAAAGACGGCAAGACGCGCATTGTGTTCGGCACCATGGGCGGCGAAGCGCAGCCGCAGATCAGCACGGCTGTGCTGACACGCGCGCTCGATCTGGGCATGCCACTGGACGAAGCGCTGGACGCGCCGCGCTGGGTCATCGGCCGCGCCTGGGGCGACCAGTCGCCTACCAGCTTGAAGCTGGAACGTCGGTTCAGTCAGCAGACTTATGACGAACTCGCCGCAATGGGCCACGAGATGGAGTGGTTCCCCGGCGACTACTCAGACTTCGTTGGCCATGCCGGCATCATCGTGTTGTGCGATGACGCCAACATGCAAGGCTGCGCCGACCCGCGCAGCGACGGGGCGGCCTTGGGCGTTGATAGCTGA
- a CDS encoding methionine synthase, with product MKKLLPTSTAGSLPKPSWLAQPEKLWSPWKLQDEELTEGKQDALRLALQEQQQAGIDIVSDGEQTRQHFVTTFVEHLSGVDFEKRETVRIRDRYDASVPTVVGAVSRPKPVFVENAKFLRQQTKQPIKWALPGPMTMIDTLYDAHYKSREKLAWEFATILNQEAKELEAAGVDIIQFDEPAFNVFFDEVNEWGIATLERAVEGLKCETAVHICYGYGIKANTDWKKTLGSEWRQYEESFPKLQKSSIDIISLECHNSHVPIDLIELIRGKKVMVGAIDVASNTVETPEEVANTLRKALKFVDADKLYPCTNCGMAPLSRAIAKGKLEALSAGAEIIRQELAA from the coding sequence ATGAAAAAATTGTTGCCCACTTCCACCGCCGGCAGTCTGCCCAAACCGTCTTGGCTCGCGCAGCCGGAAAAACTCTGGTCCCCGTGGAAGCTGCAAGACGAAGAATTGACCGAGGGCAAGCAAGACGCCTTGCGCCTGGCCCTGCAAGAGCAGCAGCAGGCGGGCATTGATATCGTCAGCGACGGCGAACAGACCCGTCAGCACTTCGTCACGACCTTCGTTGAACACCTGAGCGGCGTCGACTTCGAAAAACGTGAAACCGTTCGAATTCGCGATCGCTACGATGCCAGCGTGCCGACGGTCGTTGGGGCCGTGAGCCGTCCGAAGCCCGTGTTTGTGGAAAACGCCAAGTTCTTGCGTCAGCAAACCAAGCAACCCATCAAATGGGCGCTGCCTGGACCCATGACCATGATCGACACGCTCTACGACGCCCACTACAAAAGCCGCGAAAAGCTGGCCTGGGAATTTGCCACGATCCTCAATCAGGAAGCCAAGGAACTGGAAGCGGCTGGCGTCGATATCATCCAGTTCGACGAACCTGCGTTCAATGTGTTCTTTGACGAAGTGAACGAGTGGGGCATTGCCACGCTGGAACGGGCAGTCGAAGGACTGAAGTGCGAAACGGCCGTGCATATCTGCTACGGCTACGGCATCAAGGCCAACACCGACTGGAAGAAGACGCTGGGTTCTGAATGGCGTCAGTACGAAGAGTCCTTCCCCAAGCTGCAGAAGTCCAGCATCGACATCATCTCGCTGGAATGCCACAACTCGCATGTGCCAATCGACCTGATCGAGCTTATTCGTGGCAAGAAAGTGATGGTGGGTGCCATCGATGTGGCAAGCAACACGGTCGAGACACCCGAAGAAGTCGCCAACACGCTGCGCAAGGCACTTAAGTTCGTGGATGCCGACAAGCTCTACCCTTGCACCAACTGCGGCATGGCACCTCTGTCACGCGCCATCGCAAAGGGCAAGCTGGAGGCGCTCAGCGCAGGCGCGGAAATTATCCGCCAGGAACTCGCGGCCTGA
- a CDS encoding DUF1852 domain-containing protein has product MSNEFTFNINSIRFDENYQPSDGTRLTTNFANLARGASRQENLRNTLRMIDNRFNSLAQWDNPNGDRYAVELEIISVEMSIASDAGGNVFPLIEILKPNILDKKTKERIEGIAGNNFSSYVRDYDFSVLLPEYNNNKSTFATPEDFGDLHGKLFQHFVNSDAYKAHLSKPPVICLSASSSKTYHRTENQHPVLGVEYQQNEFSSTDQYFEKMGMQVRYFMPPNSVAPLAFYFIGDLLDGYTNLELIATISTMETFQKIYRPEIYNANSVAGKVYQPSLKHRDYSLTQIVYDREERSQLAVRQGKFTETHFIKPYKKILDQWAANYAR; this is encoded by the coding sequence ATGAGCAACGAGTTCACATTCAACATCAACAGCATTCGCTTCGATGAGAATTACCAGCCTTCGGACGGCACCCGTCTGACGACCAACTTCGCCAATCTGGCCCGGGGCGCAAGCCGCCAGGAGAACTTGCGCAACACCCTGCGAATGATCGATAACCGCTTCAATAGCTTGGCGCAGTGGGACAACCCGAACGGAGATCGTTACGCGGTTGAGCTTGAAATCATTTCCGTTGAAATGAGCATTGCTTCTGACGCAGGCGGCAATGTGTTCCCGTTGATCGAGATATTGAAGCCGAATATTCTCGACAAGAAAACCAAGGAGCGCATCGAAGGGATTGCGGGAAATAACTTCTCGTCCTACGTGCGTGATTACGACTTCAGTGTGTTGCTGCCGGAATATAACAACAACAAATCGACATTCGCCACGCCCGAAGATTTTGGCGATTTGCATGGCAAGTTGTTCCAGCATTTCGTGAATTCGGACGCCTACAAGGCGCACCTGAGCAAGCCGCCGGTTATCTGTCTGAGTGCGTCAAGCAGCAAGACCTATCATCGGACAGAAAACCAGCACCCGGTACTGGGCGTTGAATATCAGCAGAACGAATTTTCGTCGACCGATCAGTATTTCGAAAAGATGGGCATGCAGGTTCGCTACTTCATGCCGCCCAATAGCGTGGCACCCTTGGCGTTCTATTTCATTGGTGACCTGCTTGACGGCTACACCAATCTTGAATTGATCGCCACCATCAGCACGATGGAAACCTTCCAGAAGATTTACCGGCCTGAGATTTACAACGCCAATTCTGTGGCAGGGAAGGTATACCAACCCAGCCTGAAACATCGGGATTATTCATTGACGCAAATCGTCTATGACCGCGAAGAGCGCAGCCAGTTGGCCGTCAGGCAGGGCAAGTTCACCGAGACGCATTTCATCAAGCCGTACAAGAAAATTCTCGATCAGTGGGCGGCGAATTACGCGCGCTAA
- a CDS encoding LysR family transcriptional regulator has product MLERIHLSIVQQVERQGSLTAAAGVLNLTQSALSHSMKKLEQQLGTDIWLREGRSLRLTQAGQYLLAVANRVLPQLDLAEERLGQFAQGERGALRIGMECHPCYQWLLKVVSPYLTTWPDVDVDVKQKFQFGGIGALFGYEIDLLVTPDPLFKPGLKFEPVFDYEQVLVVAKGHALASVAYVKPQQLTQEVLISYPVDIERLDIYNQFLLPAGVTPKRHKAIETTDIMVQMVASGRGVAALPRWLVEEYADRMDVVPVRLGVRGIPKQIFLGARESETSIDYVRAFIELARQPALAAVAAAPGNNG; this is encoded by the coding sequence ATGCTTGAACGCATCCATCTCAGCATCGTTCAGCAGGTCGAACGACAAGGCTCGTTGACCGCCGCCGCAGGCGTGTTGAACCTGACCCAGTCGGCCCTGAGCCACAGCATGAAGAAGCTGGAACAGCAGCTGGGCACAGACATCTGGCTGCGCGAGGGGCGAAGCCTGCGGCTGACGCAGGCCGGCCAATACCTGCTGGCGGTGGCAAACCGGGTACTGCCGCAACTGGACCTGGCCGAAGAACGCCTGGGCCAGTTCGCGCAGGGCGAGCGCGGTGCGCTGCGCATCGGCATGGAATGCCACCCCTGCTACCAGTGGCTGTTGAAGGTGGTGTCCCCGTACCTGACGACGTGGCCCGACGTGGATGTGGACGTCAAACAGAAGTTCCAATTCGGCGGAATTGGCGCGCTGTTTGGCTACGAGATCGACCTCTTGGTCACGCCAGACCCGTTGTTCAAGCCGGGGCTGAAGTTCGAACCGGTGTTCGACTACGAACAGGTGCTGGTGGTGGCCAAAGGCCATGCGCTGGCCTCAGTAGCCTATGTGAAGCCCCAGCAACTGACCCAGGAAGTGCTGATCAGCTACCCCGTGGACATCGAGCGGCTGGACATCTACAACCAGTTCCTGTTGCCGGCCGGCGTCACGCCCAAGCGCCACAAGGCCATCGAAACCACCGACATCATGGTGCAGATGGTGGCCAGCGGCCGTGGTGTGGCCGCCCTGCCGCGCTGGCTGGTCGAGGAATATGCAGACAGGATGGACGTGGTGCCCGTGCGGCTGGGTGTGCGCGGCATCCCCAAGCAGATTTTCCTGGGGGCACGCGAGTCGGAAACTTCCATTGACTACGTGCGAGCCTTCATCGAATTGGCGCGGCAACCTGCGCTTGCTGCTGTTGCTGCTGCGCCAGGGAACAACGGATAA
- a CDS encoding HD domain-containing protein yields the protein MSDTLTTWHPRLIALATHDAHDDGAHDLNHLHRVWQAAQTLLVEHPEADSLVVMAACYLHDLVNLPKNHPDRALASSMAAQRAIELLREAGFPADKHAGVAHAVEAHSFSAAITPETIEAKIVQDADRLDALGAVGLARLFYTAGRMGSAFAHPDDPLAVSRALDDKAFALDHIEVKLAGLPATMQTAAARKLGESRLVWLRAFRDTFVAEWGTADTLPS from the coding sequence ATGTCCGACACACTCACCACCTGGCACCCTCGCCTGATCGCCCTGGCCACCCACGATGCCCATGATGACGGTGCGCATGACCTGAATCATCTGCACCGCGTGTGGCAAGCTGCCCAGACACTGCTTGTGGAGCACCCGGAAGCCGATTCGTTGGTGGTGATGGCCGCCTGTTATCTGCATGACCTGGTCAATCTGCCGAAGAACCACCCGGACCGCGCGCTGGCATCGAGCATGGCGGCTCAACGTGCCATCGAGCTGTTGCGCGAAGCGGGCTTCCCGGCAGACAAACATGCGGGTGTCGCCCACGCGGTTGAGGCTCACAGCTTTTCTGCCGCCATCACACCTGAAACCATCGAAGCCAAGATCGTTCAAGATGCCGACCGCTTGGATGCCCTGGGTGCCGTTGGTTTGGCACGCTTGTTCTACACCGCCGGCCGCATGGGTTCGGCCTTTGCGCATCCCGACGACCCGCTGGCCGTCTCGCGTGCGCTGGATGACAAGGCGTTTGCGTTGGACCACATCGAGGTCAAACTGGCGGGCCTGCCAGCAACAATGCAGACCGCCGCTGCCCGCAAGCTGGGCGAATCCAGGCTGGTGTGGCTGCGTGCGTTCCGCGATACCTTCGTGGCGGAATGGGGCACGGCAGATACCTTGCCCAGTTGA